The following nucleotide sequence is from Natronosalvus caseinilyticus.
CTCGTTCTCCTCCGTCGGTCGTCCGTTTAGCGCCTCGTCAGTCACTCGAGCGGGCGCACGTCTATGGGTCTGGTGACGGACGGCTGAAAAATAGCGACTCGACGTCCGGTCGTGCCTAGACCAGTCCGACGACGCCGATCGGAATACGGGAGTCCGTATCCGTGTCGTCGGTTTCGTTGTCGTCGGTCTCGTTGTCGTCGTAGTCGTCGGTCTCGTCAGTGTCGTTGTCGTCAGTGTCGGTTTCGTTATCGTCCGCGTCGTCCCCATCGGTCTCGGTGTCGTCCATCTCGTCTTCCTCCGTCAGCTCGATGAAGGCTACTTCACCGAACTCGTCAGTGAGGACCATGTGGACGTACTCGCCGGCTTCGACGCCGGTGGTGTCGACCTCGAACTCGACGGTGTCACTCGAGTCCGCGTCGAGTGTCACCGATTGCGACTCGACGAGGTTGCCCTGGAGCCTGAACTCGACGTCCTGGGTGGCCTCCTCGTCGTTGGGGTTGGTGACGGTCGCGTTGACCGTGATGGTGTCACCGGCGGTGGCGTTCTCCGGTGCCTCGAGGCTTTCGATGGTGAACGATTCCATGTCGCCGTCGAGGCCGTCGTCAGTCTCGTTGTCATCGAGGCCATCATCAGTCTCGTTGTCGTCTAAGCCGTCGTCGGTCTCGTTATCGTCGAGGCCATCATCGTCGCCGAGACCGTCGTCTGTTTCGTTGTCATCGAGACCGTCATCGTCGTCTAGGCCGTCCTCGTCAGTCTCGTTGTCGTCGAGACCATCGTCGTCAGTCTCGTTGTCGTCGAGACCATCGTCGTCAGTCTCGTTGTCGTCGAGACCATCGTCGTCAGTCTCGTTGTCGTCGAGACCATCGTCGTCATCGAGGCCGTCCTCGTCGTCTAGGCCGTCATCGTCGGTCTCATTGTCGTCGAGACCATCGTCGTCAGTCTCGTTATCGTGGACGCCATCCATGTCGTCTTCACCGTCGACGACGGTTACGTTCTCTTCGTCTCCCAGCATCTCCTCGAGCCGGTCGAGCGCTTCCTCGTCGTCGAGGACGAGGATGTAGACGTTCTCGATCGTGACTTCCTCGATCGTCACCGACGAGAAGTTCGCGTTGACGATCGTCACGCCGTCTTCGACGGCGTCAGCGTCGGGCTCCATAACGGGAGCGTCGTCGCTGTCGTTGGCTGGTTCTTCGTCGGCGTGGTCAGCCGGATCCTCGTCGGTGTCGTTGGCCGGTTCTTCGTCAGCATCGTCGGCCGGCGGTTCGGCTTCGGCGTCGTCGGTCTCGTTATCGACGCCGTCGTGCTCGTCGTCAGCGTCGTCGCCGTCATCCTCCTCGACGGGGCACTCAGACGGCTCTTCGGCATCGGTGTCGTCCGTCTCGTTATCGGCTTCCGTGTCATCGACGTCGTCGGTGTCGTTGGCCGGCTCTTCTGCCGACTCGAGGGTCACCGCAGCCTCGTCGGTCACCGGTTCACCATCTTCGGTGAGGTAGGGACCGTCGTCTTCGCCCTCGGTCTCGACGAAGTCGTAGGTCTCGTTGTCGTTCGTATCGAGGTGGGGCATCGCGATCAGCGTCTCGCTCTCCTCGAGCGAGGAGTCGAGTTGGACCTCGACGTCTTCGTGCGTGCCCGCCTCGAGGTACTCGGAGGTTCCGAGGACGCTCTCGAGCGCGTTGCCGACGAGCAGCGAGCTATCGTGGATCGTCACGAAGCCGCCCTCCTCCATCGTCACCTCGTCGACGACGACGGAGGTTCCGTCGGTAGTCTGGTCACTGAACGTCACGCTCGCGGACGGTTGTGCTGTTTCGTCGTCCGCCTCGCTCGTGTCGTTCGCTGTGTCGTTCTCAGTGTCGTTCGCCTCGTCGTCCTGTATTGCCAGGCTCGCTCCTGATGCGGATGCCGCCCCCACCAGGGCAACACCGCTCGTCAGCATCATCAGGGCGACGAGTACGACGACTACGTGTTTTCGTGTGCTCATGTCATCTCGTGCCGTAAAGGCGTACGAAACTTGACGAAGGCGGGCATAAACCGGCCCAACGCTTTCGACGGGAAACGACAAACTGCTCCTTACCGATATCGTTCCAACCGGCGCCCGCGCCAGAAATGAGCCATTTCGTTTGGGTTTACGTCGGACACCGCATCGTGTACTCGATACCTACTGGGGATCGCGCGGCGGCTCGTGCGATCGGGTCGCGGTGGGCTCGTTCCCCCGAATACACACGAGGTTCTCGCGACCGATCCGCAACTTCGTGATCTCGCCCTCGTCCTCGAGGTCGGCCAGCAGGCGACTCACCTTCGCCTTCGACCAGTCGACTGAGTCGACGATCGCCGACTGCTTCATCCGCCCGCCATTGCGCTGGATCAGCGAGCACACCCGCTCGCGGTCGGTAAGCATCGACTCGCCCTCCGAAGAATCTCTCGAGTCCGCTTCCTTGCCCACGGCGAGTCGCTTCCGGAGAACCAGGCCACCGGCCAGAAACGCCAGCGCCAAGATGCCGACGATCGCGGCCAGGTGGGACTCCTCGCCGCCCTGGGTCTGGGCCTGGAGGTGTGTCTGGAGCGCGAACACCTGTGCACGTGTCTGGGCACCGATACCGGTGATCGACCACTCGAGGGTCGACCACTCGGCCGGGGCAGATACGACCGGGTTAGAGATGGTGGCTGGATTCATGCGACGAGTGTAACTCGGTTGAAACTGGTCGAAACGCCGTTCTGTGGGGGTCTGTCAGCAATCATCGACGCGCGGCGCTAAAGTAGTTTTTATAAGAGTACAAGTGATATTGTATTCGGCGACACTCAGGCGACTCGAGAGGTTGGCTTGATACCCGCGTCCAGCGCGGGGAGCTGGCGTGTGACGCCCGTCGAGCAGTGTGGTCGAGGGGTCGATCCCGGCGACTCGAGCTTGGCGGTCCGCCTCCAATGGCTCAACCCGTCGAACACGACTCAGACGCCCGGGACCCCCGCCGCGTCGAACGTCGTCACGCCGAGGAACGCGAGGATGTAGAGCACGATGAGCACGCTCAGCCAGGCCACGAGCGTGATCGCCGCCGCCTGAATCCAGCCGCCCGGATAGCGCGCGTTGATCACCGCGAGGTACGCGATGAGGACGATCGCTGGACCCAGGAGGGGAATCCAGCCGAGGAAAAACCCGACGACGCCCCAGACGATCGCCCCAATGAGGGCCGTGACCAGGGCGTAGGTGTAGTCCTCCGTGTCGACGATGACTTTGGCCCCGACGTAGATTCCGAGGGCTCCGATGAGCAAGCTCACGGCGAACACGATGATGCTGTCGATTGTAGCCATACCCAGGGAGTAGGGCTGCTCCCTCGTTAGTTATCGGCGTCCTACACGCACGCGAGCGTGACTCCCAAGAAGCCGTGGCTGTCTCGAGTCGCTCACAGATGAGAGCGTCGCCGGACTCTCGTCGCAGTAAGTCGTCCCTTCCGTGACGGTCACCGGAGACGAAAAAGAGACCACGCACGAAAGGGACACCGAGTCCAAATCGTGGGCGCGGTCGTCCCAGGTGTCTACGCGTCCTGCCGGCCCCCGCTCGTTCCCCGCTCGCCGCCGACCTCGTTCGTCGGGCGACCCTCTGTCTGCTGTACTGCCCGGGAGTCCGTCTCCCCTTCGACGAGGCGCTCGAGCCCCGGCTCGAGGTCGATTCGTGCCGTAAAGTCCAGCTCGTCGCGCGCTCGAGCCACGGACGCGACGCTGTGGCGGACGTCGCCCGGGCGGGGTTCGACGTGGACGATGTTCGAGTCCGAATCGGTGACGTCTCGAATCGTCTCGGCGAGATCTCGAATCGACGTCCGCGTGCCGGTTCCGACGTTGTACGCCCGCCCGACCGCGTCGGTCGTCGCCGCCAGGAGATTCGCCTGGACGACGTCCGAGACGTGGACGAAGTCGCGCGTCTGCTCGCCGTCGCCCTCGATCGTGATCGGTTCGCCGGCGCGAGCCTGCTCGAGGAACGTCGCGATCACGCCGCTGTAGGGGCCCTGCTGGCGAGGGCCGTAGGCGTTGAAGTAGCGCAGAGCGACGGTCTCGAGCCCGTATAACTCGTTGTACGCGCGTGCGTAGTGATCGAGGGCGAGTTTCTGGATTCCGTAGGGCGAGGTTGGCGTCAGCGAATCGGACTCCGCGACGGGGACGCTCTCGGGATGACCGTAGATCGCCGCGCTCGAGGCCAGGACGACCCGGGCATCCTCGAGGCGGGCCTGCTCGAGCACGCCGAGGGTTCCCTCGAGGTTGACGTCGTTCGTGTACCGGGGCTCGTCGACGCTCTCGGTAACGCTGACGATGGCGCCCTCGTGGAAGATGACGTCGACGCCACGGGCCGCACGCTGGAGGGCGATCGGATCGCGGAGGTCGCCCTCGATCACGGTCGCGTCGTCGTGGACGTGTTCACGCGTCCCGTTGACGAAGTTGTCGAGGACGCGAACCTCCGCGTGGGGGGCCAGCGCGTCGACGAGGTGGCTGCCGATGAAGCCGGCGCCACCGGTGACGAGGACACGGCGGTCGGCGAGTGGGAGGTGCTCCATCGGGGAGGCCAACCAGTCGCCCGCGGTTTAGTATAGGCGACGTACCCCGTCGTATTCGATTCCTACGAGGGCAGTGTGCTCGAGTGGTTCGCGTTGCTCGAGTGGTTCGCATCGTCTAAGTCGTTCACGTCGCTCGAGCCGCTCG
It contains:
- a CDS encoding DUF7282 domain-containing protein, translated to MSTRKHVVVVLVALMMLTSGVALVGAASASGASLAIQDDEANDTENDTANDTSEADDETAQPSASVTFSDQTTDGTSVVVDEVTMEEGGFVTIHDSSLLVGNALESVLGTSEYLEAGTHEDVEVQLDSSLEESETLIAMPHLDTNDNETYDFVETEGEDDGPYLTEDGEPVTDEAAVTLESAEEPANDTDDVDDTEADNETDDTDAEEPSECPVEEDDGDDADDEHDGVDNETDDAEAEPPADDADEEPANDTDEDPADHADEEPANDSDDAPVMEPDADAVEDGVTIVNANFSSVTIEEVTIENVYILVLDDEEALDRLEEMLGDEENVTVVDGEDDMDGVHDNETDDDGLDDNETDDDGLDDEDGLDDDDGLDDNETDDDGLDDNETDDDGLDDNETDDDGLDDNETDEDGLDDDDGLDDNETDDGLGDDDGLDDNETDDGLDDNETDDGLDDNETDDGLDGDMESFTIESLEAPENATAGDTITVNATVTNPNDEEATQDVEFRLQGNLVESQSVTLDADSSDTVEFEVDTTGVEAGEYVHMVLTDEFGEVAFIELTEEDEMDDTETDGDDADDNETDTDDNDTDETDDYDDNETDDNETDDTDTDSRIPIGVVGLV
- a CDS encoding NAD-dependent epimerase/dehydratase family protein gives rise to the protein MEHLPLADRRVLVTGGAGFIGSHLVDALAPHAEVRVLDNFVNGTREHVHDDATVIEGDLRDPIALQRAARGVDVIFHEGAIVSVTESVDEPRYTNDVNLEGTLGVLEQARLEDARVVLASSAAIYGHPESVPVAESDSLTPTSPYGIQKLALDHYARAYNELYGLETVALRYFNAYGPRQQGPYSGVIATFLEQARAGEPITIEGDGEQTRDFVHVSDVVQANLLAATTDAVGRAYNVGTGTRTSIRDLAETIRDVTDSDSNIVHVEPRPGDVRHSVASVARARDELDFTARIDLEPGLERLVEGETDSRAVQQTEGRPTNEVGGERGTSGGRQDA
- a CDS encoding helix-turn-helix transcriptional regulator, with the translated sequence MNPATISNPVVSAPAEWSTLEWSITGIGAQTRAQVFALQTHLQAQTQGGEESHLAAIVGILALAFLAGGLVLRKRLAVGKEADSRDSSEGESMLTDRERVCSLIQRNGGRMKQSAIVDSVDWSKAKVSRLLADLEDEGEITKLRIGRENLVCIRGNEPTATRSHEPPRDPQ